A section of the Plasmodium knowlesi strain H genome assembly, chromosome: 3 genome encodes:
- a CDS encoding tRNAHis guanylyltransferase, putative, with product MANSKFAYVKQLEEERRVLPCCYFVVRIDGGNFKAFTKTHGYTKPNDIRGLHLMNACAKEVMEKFDEIDLAYGHSDEYSFLFRKKTKVWNRRYDKILTNVVSCFSGSFPFLWKIFFPEQELLYVPSFDGRIVLLPTEREAKDYFRWRQVDCHINTQYNECFWNLINKDGYSHQQAYNTLITTQKKEKNELLFSKFGINYNDLPEIFRRGSILMRTEQILKGGHVAEQVDITQMESDKVAPPEEIPSDATIPCQRDALEKFTLSHENLVSDIFWEKYHFLFAK from the coding sequence ATGGCTAACAGCAAATTCGCATACGTGAAGCAGCTGGAGGAGGAGAGGAGGGTGTTGCCGTGTTGCTACTTTGTGGTGAGGATAGACGGCGGAAACTTCAAGGCATTCACAAAGACACACGGGTACACAAAACCCAATGACATAAGAGGACTGCACCTAATGAATGCATGTGCAAAGGAAGTCATGGAAAAGTTTGATGAAATTGATTTAGCATATGGACACTCAGACGAGTACAGCTTCCTCtttcggaaaaaaacaaaagtgtGGAATAGGAGGTatgacaaaattttaaccAACGTCGTGTCCTGTTTTTCAGgatcctttccttttctctggaaaattttttttcccgagcAGGAGCTACTGTACGTACCATCTTTCGACGGGAGAATTGTTTTGCTTCCAACAGAAAGGGAAGCCAAAGATTATTTCCGTTGGAGACAAGTCGATTGTCACATAAATACTCAGTACAATGAGTGTTTCTGGAACCTTATTAATAAGGATGGCTATTCTCATCAACAGGCTTACAACACCTTAATTACAacacagaagaaggaaaagaatgagTTGCTTTTCTCTAAATTTGGAATAAATTACAATGACTTGCCTGAAATTTTTAGGCGCGGTTCCATCTTGATGCGGACTGAACAAATCTTGAAAGGAGGCCACGTCGCTGAGCAGGTGGACATCACACAGATGGAAAGTGACAAAGTGGCCCCCCCGGAGGAAATACCAAGCGATGCCACTATCCCCTGCCAGCGTGACGCACTCGAGAAGTTCACTCTCTCGCATGAAAATCTCGTTAGCGACATTTTTTGGGAGAAGTACCATTTCTTATTTGCCAAGTGA
- a CDS encoding dynactin subunit 5, putative has protein sequence MNDVGEGSARLINLLSEGYLDTYNTSTFQQSETFNRAEYILTASGNKVSRNSILCGMKNIHMLGKSIIKSGAMLRGDLSSLYFGKYVIVGSKTLICPCFLQGRDPQKQQSDQPSQHAKDAPTNPSDDPTSTSYVTLTIGDNVYIGNECIIKAALIGSNVIIGNNCVVGERVVIKDNVIIKDNTYIPNDTIIASFAKYAGCPATYVKELPESAPIYLKGISYQHYKKFIPES, from the coding sequence atgAATGATGTGGGTGAGGGATCCGCGCGCCTCATAAACCTGCTAAGCGAAGGGTATCTGGACACTTACAACACATCGACATTCCAACAGTCGGAAACCTTTAACCGTGCCGAATACATTTTGACAGCCTCCGGAAATAAGGTTAGTAGGAACTCCATTCTCTGTGGCATGAAAAACATTCACATGTTGGGGAAGTCAATTATAAAAAGCGGAGCCATGTTGCGGGGGGATCTCAGTAGCCTTTACTTTGGCAAGTATGTCATAGTGGGCTCCAAGACGCTCATCTGTCCATGCTTCTTGCAGGGGAGGGACCCGCAGAAGCAGCAGTCAGATCAACCCAGTCAACATGCCAAAGACGCTCCAACTAACCCAAGTGATGATCCAACAAGCACCTCATACGTAACCCTAACCATCGGCGACAACGTCTACATAGGAAATGAATGCATCATCAAGGCAGCTCTCATTGGAAGCAATGTCATCATAGGGAATAACTGCGTGGTTGGAGAGAGAGTAGTTATTAAGGACAATGTAATTATAAAGGACAACACATACATCCCCAACGATACCATCATTGCGTCATTTGCAAAGTACGCGGGGTGTCCTGCTACCTACGTCAAAGAACTCCCTGAATCGGCTCCAATATATTTGAAGGGCATTTCTTACCAACACTACAAAAAATTCATCCCCGAGAGTTAA
- a CDS encoding proteasome assembly chaperone 4, putative produces the protein MIQVNQTTGTNNACCGISEDFGTSMDDSPLIERRGEDMPTSIHRYERVYMSYLHLQFCFLDFKETMFISVTDERNQLTDLQASYPLKYVDADNTACLVGEPHSHGNDVARLLGMKFKIPFYVSVNVDEGDEKLTNFIFSTCLEILKPLFNEKRGAPGLHCGSDSTQT, from the exons atgatccaAGTGAACCAAACGACGGGAACGAACAATGCTTGTTGTGGAATTTCGGAGGACTTCGGGACAAGCATGGATGATTCCCCACTGATAGAACGACGCGGCGAGGACATGCCCACCTCTATTCACAGATACGAGAGAGTTTACATGAGCTACCTACACTTACAATTCTGTTTCCTCGACTTTAAGGAAACCATGTTCATTTCAGTGACTGACGAACGTAATCAGTTAACAGACCTGCAGGCATCTTACCCGCTAAAATAT GTTGATGCGGATAACACGGCGTGTCTGGTGGGAGAGCCCCACTCACACGGGAACGACGTAGCACGACTTCTAG GCATGAAGTTCAAGATCCCCTTTTACGTGAGCGTGAATGTGGACGAAGGGGACGAGAAGCTGAcaaattttatcttttctaCTTGCCTGGAGATACTAAAACCTCTGTTCAATGAGAAGAGAGGTGCCCCTGGGCTCCACTGTGGATCTGACTCTACACAGACATGA
- a CDS encoding metallo-hydrolase/oxidoreductase, putative, giving the protein MLFFFLYDLVLFFLFNFSLTCTLQRGKSSGYLGYHPRDACPFGRLAIRKEKKRCAETGRHKPITGCDTKCVKKAYLFAERRVEHHDELICQEGMIPQGEGDITSHTEEDPLQGKYTQKGEPLNLEQMDRKEKRFATVRSGVDRLLFINRNLFDIIQGRGSPPMEGDSPVDAKKKKKVQGDGQCPEEVEMLLQGMYKVHLDEERVGMYSNLIRGIVEEGVIPVAIVESAGKVDSLDMEIRNYIAMLLLRGEGSTPSEEGTLMGGYDASGVNGGSGVNGASGASEEAPQKTKDHVREVAKKLLILKETILKLAREYKIGIDGIYIDEKTGDVKIKRMCFEDGNEKRSNWKLIFLGTGSMYPSTNRGTSSFLLQTTKKKCNEAFLFDCGENTFIALQKASIKISKIKNIFLTHLHGDHCLGVISVLTMLRNANTINIYGPEGTHRFLKNTFSSTYSKRMAKFFVYEMRGGGTIPSGKVGASSVGKVQSSSARKKRDDVEFLLPNEHNTYTVLRNDYLEILGFPIKHTVPTIGYIVRELNVESKFNAPYIDELIKKNYEQLKKCEKLDFDPYKIYEHVIRKMKTGDIVVFPDKTQLTFGNAFKEVYRGRKIVICQDTYDASSMEKFASDADVLIHEATNSLIDLTDQGAASADGLCEDDVGRSLPCSMDGGEVVSPGCVSDQVATATSQDGCAYNNDAILHNQDGVVPNRDDAPLGNVQNSSTQVSPRLVKKYNKIIAERGHSTANMAGTFAKKINAKKLILTHFSQRYIGDNKLKNIAVMRRIEREAEDSFGRSTQGESENATDCSCGTDPSSDEEKEVIAAYDGLTVYVPPQRVK; this is encoded by the coding sequence atgttatttttttttctgtacgaTTTGGTTCTATTTTTCCTGTTTAACTTTTCACTGACGTGTACTTTGCAAAGAGGAAAGAGTTCTGGCTACTTGGGGTACCATCCCCGGGATGCTTGTCCGTTTGGAAGACTAGCaataaggaaggagaagaagaggtGCGCCGAAACGGGGAGGCACAAGCCCATCACTGGATGTGATACAAAATGTGTGAAGAAGGCATACCTGTTTGCAGAGAGGAGAGTTGAGCACCATGATGAGTTGATCTGTCAAGAGGGGATGATCCCCCAAGGGGAGGGAGACATTACATCACATACGGAAGAGGATCCACTGCAAGGGAAATATACGCAGAAGGGTGAACCCCTAAATTTGGAGCAGATGgacaggaaggagaagaggtTTGCTACTGTAAGAAGTGGGGTGGACAGGCTTCTCTTCATCAATAGGAACTTGTTTGATATTATTCAGGGGAGAGGTAGCCCCCCTATGGAGGGGGATTCTCCTGTTGAcgcgaagaaaaagaagaaggtacAAGGGGATGGACAGTGCCCAGAGGAGGTGGAAATGCTTCTACAAGGAATGTACAAGGTTCATTTGGATGAGGAGAGGGTAGGAATGTATAGTAACCTGATCAGGGGAATAGTTGAGGAGGGGGTGATTCCCGTAGCCATTGTAGAATCCGCAGGGAAGGTAGATTCGTTGGACATGGAGATTCGCAATTACATAGCGATGTTATTGTTGCGTGGGGAAGGAAGTACCCCATCGGAGGAAGGCACCCTCATGGGTGGTTATGATGCTAGTGGTGTTAATGGTGGTAGTGGTGTTAATGGTGCTAGTGGTGCTAGTGAGGAGGCCCCCCAAAAAACAAAGGACCACGTGAGGGAGGTTGCCAAGAAGCTCCTGATCCTGAAAGAAACAATTTTGAAACTAGCCAGAGAGTATAAAATAGGAATTGACGGAATCTACATAGACGAGAAAACGGGAGATGTAAAGATCAAGAGGATGTGTTTCGAggatggaaatgaaaagaggaGTAACTGGAAGTTGATTTTTTTGGGGACAGGATCCATGTACCCCTCAACGAACAGAGGCACATCATCGTTTCTCCTCCAGacgaccaaaaaaaaatgcaatgaGGCCTTCCTCTTTGACTGTGGAGAAAATACGTTCATTGCTTTGCAAAAGGCAAGCATCAaaataagtaaaataaaaaatatcttccttACGCACCTACATGGAGACCACTGCTTGGGAGTTATCTCCGTCCTTACCATGTTGCGCAATGCTAACACGATTAATATTTACGGACCAGAGGGTACTCACCGTTTTTTGAAGAACACCTTCAGTTCGACGTACTCAAAACGGATGGCcaaattttttgtgtatgaGATGAGGGGTGGTGGGACAATCCCGTCTGGGAAGGTGGGAGCTTCCTCTGTGGGAAAGGTACAAAGTTCTTCTGCGCGAAAAAAACGTGACGACGTGGAATTCCTCTTGCCGAACGAGCACAACACGTATACAGTGCTCCGAAACGATTATTTAGAAATTTTGGGTTTCCCCATCAAACAcacagtccccaccatcggTTACATCGTACGGGAGTTGAACGTTGAGAGCAAGTTCAACGCACCGTACATAGATGaacttataaaaaaaaattatgaacaactTAAGAAATGCGAAAAATTAGATTTCGACCCGTACAAAATATATGAGCATGTCATtcgaaaaatgaagacaGGGGATATTGTGGTTTTTCCAGACAAAACGCAACTTACCTTTGGAAATGCGTTTAAGGAGGTTTACAGGGGTAGGAAGATAGTTATTTGTCAAGATACGTATGACGCATCTAGTATGGAGAAGTTTGCTAGCGATGCGGATGTCCTTATACACGAGGCAACAAACAGTTTGATAGATTTAACTGATCAGGGTGCTGCTTCTGCTGATGGTTTATGTGAGGATGATGTAGGGCGGTCTCTTCCATGTTCCATGGATGGGGGAGAAGTTGTCTCTCCCGGTTGCGTCTCCGACCAAGTGGCCACCGCAACTAGCCAAGATGGGTGTGCCTATAATAACGATGCGATTTTACATAACCAGGATGGAGTTGTGCCTAACCGGGATGACGCCCCCCTTGGCAACGTGCAGAACTCTTCCACGCAGGTGTCCCCCCGGCTggtgaaaaaatacaataaaaTTATTGCCGAGAGGGGGCACTCCACAGCCAACATGGCAGGAACttttgccaaaaaaataaacgccAAGAAACTTATTCTTACGCACTTTTCGCAGAGGTATATTGGAGATAATAAACTAAAGAATATTGCCGTCATGCGTAGAATCGAGAGGGAGGCAGAGGACTCATTTGGACGGAGCACCCAGGGGGAGAGTGAGAACGCGACCGATTGCTCGTGCGGCACTGATCCAAGTTCAGacgaggaaaaggaagtaatcGCTGCGTATGATGGACTAACTGTGTATGTTCCTCCGCAGAGGGTAAAGTGA